In one Roseburia intestinalis L1-82 genomic region, the following are encoded:
- a CDS encoding endonuclease/exonuclease/phosphatase family protein, translating to MINILYWNAGIRTEEDRHSIRGENVRQKIIELILENNIDIVILAEYTFDMKLMCDMLSVNGKDFKTAPVPEDSRAKMLVSMKFNVELIRDSKYYFICSINNVLTDFLIAGLHFPSKRYAENRDREIVAEQFMDALCEAQSEAEHKKVIIAGDFNADPFEEVMLKANYFHALPYADIVENKRERDVYGKNYQMFYNPMWNFFGDLNTPHSTCYYDSGGAFNFYKHIFDQVIVSADMVKYFDKDNLKIVTETSSGVLADGKGIPNRKEYSDHLPIVFGIKEDA from the coding sequence ATGATAAATATTTTGTATTGGAATGCGGGAATACGGACAGAGGAAGACAGGCACAGTATACGGGGAGAAAATGTCAGACAAAAAATAATAGAACTGATATTAGAAAATAACATAGACATTGTGATTTTGGCTGAATATACTTTTGATATGAAGCTTATGTGCGATATGCTTTCAGTGAATGGAAAGGATTTTAAAACTGCACCTGTTCCAGAAGACAGCAGGGCAAAAATGCTCGTAAGTATGAAGTTTAATGTAGAGTTGATCAGGGATTCAAAATATTATTTTATATGTTCCATAAACAATGTATTAACAGACTTTTTAATTGCGGGGTTACATTTTCCAAGTAAGCGATATGCTGAAAACAGAGACAGGGAAATTGTGGCAGAACAGTTTATGGATGCATTGTGTGAGGCACAAAGTGAAGCGGAACATAAAAAGGTTATCATAGCAGGGGACTTTAATGCTGATCCGTTTGAAGAGGTAATGTTAAAAGCGAATTATTTTCATGCTTTGCCATATGCTGACATTGTCGAAAATAAGCGTGAGAGAGACGTATATGGGAAAAACTATCAGATGTTTTATAACCCCATGTGGAATTTTTTTGGTGATTTGAATACACCTCACAGCACATGCTATTATGATTCGGGAGGTGCATTCAATTTTTACAAACATATTTTTGATCAGGTTATTGTCAGTGCTGATATGGTAAAATACTTTGATAAAGATAATCTGAAAATTGTGACAGAAACAAGCAGTGGTGTTTTAGCAGATGGTAAAGGGATACCGAACCGGAAAGAATATAGCGATCACCTGCCGATCGTATTTGGTATTAAGGAGGATGCATGA
- a CDS encoding UTP--glucose-1-phosphate uridylyltransferase → MKIWEDDNQKYIKAMMEKNTTEQNEKLTKRLEEIDFSVLEHIERKETVNERGVFAPLDAVEVSEIEARGAEFKELGLKAIREGKVGAVLLAGGQGTRLGLDRPKGTLNIGVAKELYLFEQLLRNLMDVTDEAGVYVPLYIMTSNINNADTTAFFEEHDYFGYPKDYVKFFVQEMVPACDYEGRIYMESQTEVAMSPNGNGGWFSSMVNAGLLSDIKERGIEWINVFAVDNCLQRIADPMFVGATIAYGCESGAKVVRKAAPDERVGVLCTEDGKPSIAEYYEMTEEMSTARKENGDLKYGFGVILNYLFSEKKLEQIADARMPIHVVEKKIPYMDVDGTFVKPEQPNGYKFETLVLDMVHMMDDCIPYEVVREREFAPIKNLHGVDSLDSARELMKGCGIEL, encoded by the coding sequence ATGAAAATTTGGGAAGATGATAATCAGAAATACATCAAGGCGATGATGGAGAAAAATACCACAGAGCAGAATGAGAAACTGACAAAGCGATTAGAGGAGATTGATTTTTCAGTGTTAGAACACATTGAAAGAAAAGAAACTGTCAATGAGCGCGGTGTATTTGCTCCGTTAGATGCCGTGGAAGTTAGCGAGATCGAGGCAAGAGGGGCTGAATTCAAAGAACTCGGTTTAAAGGCGATCCGTGAGGGAAAAGTCGGTGCGGTGCTTTTAGCGGGCGGACAGGGAACCCGCCTTGGACTTGACCGGCCAAAGGGAACATTAAATATCGGAGTGGCCAAAGAGTTATATTTATTTGAGCAGCTGCTTCGCAATCTGATGGACGTGACAGATGAGGCAGGAGTATATGTACCGCTTTATATTATGACAAGCAATATCAACAACGCAGATACGACAGCTTTTTTTGAGGAACATGATTACTTTGGTTATCCGAAAGATTATGTGAAATTTTTCGTACAGGAAATGGTGCCGGCATGCGATTATGAGGGACGGATCTATATGGAATCCCAGACTGAGGTGGCAATGTCTCCAAACGGCAACGGCGGCTGGTTTTCATCTATGGTAAATGCAGGACTTCTTTCTGATATCAAAGAAAGAGGTATTGAATGGATCAACGTATTTGCCGTAGATAACTGCTTACAGCGCATCGCAGACCCGATGTTTGTCGGCGCAACCATCGCTTACGGATGCGAGAGTGGTGCAAAAGTAGTACGAAAAGCTGCACCGGACGAACGTGTCGGTGTACTCTGTACGGAAGATGGCAAACCTTCGATCGCAGAATACTACGAGATGACAGAGGAGATGTCAACGGCGCGCAAAGAAAACGGTGATTTAAAATACGGTTTTGGCGTAATCTTAAACTATCTGTTCTCAGAAAAGAAATTAGAGCAGATCGCAGACGCAAGAATGCCGATCCATGTGGTAGAGAAAAAGATCCCATACATGGATGTGGACGGCACATTTGTGAAACCGGAGCAGCCAAATGGATACAAATTCGAGACACTGGTGCTTGATATGGTGCACATGATGGATGACTGTATCCCATATGAGGTAGTGCGTGAGAGAGAATTTGCGCCGATCAAAAACCTTCACGGCGTAGATTCCTTAGATTCTGCAAGAGAGCTGATGAAAGGCTGCGGCATCGAATTATAG
- a CDS encoding GTP pyrophosphokinase codes for MIQRQTLVQDEKQQEQYEASVEVEDAEETADAAQENSLMLVRGMVDDDMEHIADMKEQFSQTIDPILRMYNAAMCATTARLEIIEDEFKYRKLRCPIHHIDTRLKSAKSILGKLQKKNLDLTLSAACNNIYDIAGVRVVCSYIKDVYLIRDRLMAQDDIHIMEIKDYIEQPKGNGYRSLHIIIRVPVYFMNKKQMVPVELQIRTLAMDLWASLEHDIKYKSLYQDVTMDFSDELKECSRLIYEAEEKMEIMNAALEE; via the coding sequence ATGATACAGAGACAGACACTTGTACAGGATGAGAAACAGCAGGAGCAGTATGAGGCTTCTGTGGAGGTGGAAGATGCAGAAGAAACAGCGGATGCAGCGCAGGAAAACAGCCTGATGTTGGTGCGCGGCATGGTCGATGATGACATGGAGCATATCGCGGATATGAAGGAGCAGTTTTCCCAGACGATTGATCCGATCCTGCGCATGTACAATGCGGCGATGTGCGCGACGACCGCGCGCCTTGAGATCATAGAGGATGAGTTTAAATACCGCAAACTGCGCTGCCCGATCCATCACATCGACACGCGGCTGAAATCGGCGAAAAGCATTCTGGGAAAGCTTCAGAAAAAGAATCTTGATCTGACACTCAGCGCAGCGTGCAACAATATTTACGATATCGCCGGAGTGCGCGTGGTCTGTTCCTATATCAAGGATGTATATCTGATCCGTGACCGCCTGATGGCGCAGGATGACATACATATCATGGAGATCAAAGATTATATCGAGCAGCCGAAAGGCAACGGTTACCGCAGCCTGCACATCATTATCCGTGTGCCGGTCTATTTTATGAACAAAAAACAGATGGTGCCGGTTGAACTGCAGATCCGCACCCTTGCGATGGATCTCTGGGCGAGCCTGGAGCACGACATCAAGTACAAGTCACTTTACCAGGACGTCACGATGGATTTTTCGGATGAGTTAAAAGAATGCAGCCGCCTGATCTATGAGGCGGAGGAGAAGATGGAGATCATGAATGCGGCGTTAGAGGAGTGA
- a CDS encoding YitT family protein, giving the protein MQKNLGKIKRTVEEYVVLTVATLILVVGVYVFKFPNNFSFGGVTGLAVVLGAVLPTSPGNLTFIINMLLLVLGFIFLGRGFGVKTVYVSVLTSVGLSFAERVFPMDAPLTGQPVLELIYAIVLPAFSAAILFNIGASGGGTDIVAMILKKYTKLNIGAALFLVDLGIVVASCLVFDAQTGLCSMCGLLAKSLVVDNVIESINLCKYFTIICNDPEPICEFITKELNRSATVYQAEGAYQHNQKTVILTVMKRSQAVELRNYIRMNQPSAFIAITNSSEIIGKGFRGFN; this is encoded by the coding sequence ATGCAGAAGAATCTTGGAAAGATCAAACGTACCGTGGAAGAGTATGTGGTGCTGACTGTTGCAACACTGATTCTTGTTGTGGGAGTGTATGTATTTAAATTTCCAAATAATTTTTCGTTTGGCGGAGTAACCGGTCTGGCAGTCGTGCTGGGTGCCGTACTTCCGACATCTCCGGGAAATCTTACCTTTATCATCAATATGCTGTTGCTGGTACTTGGATTTATATTTCTTGGAAGAGGATTTGGAGTCAAAACTGTTTACGTCAGTGTACTGACATCGGTTGGGTTAAGCTTTGCGGAGCGGGTGTTTCCGATGGATGCGCCTCTGACCGGACAGCCGGTATTAGAGCTTATCTATGCGATCGTACTGCCGGCATTTTCCGCGGCAATTCTGTTTAATATCGGAGCGTCCGGCGGCGGAACGGATATCGTGGCAATGATCTTAAAGAAATATACGAAGCTGAACATTGGAGCAGCATTATTTTTAGTGGATCTTGGAATCGTCGTTGCATCCTGTCTTGTATTTGATGCGCAGACAGGTCTTTGTTCCATGTGCGGTCTTCTGGCAAAATCTCTGGTAGTCGATAATGTGATCGAGAGTATCAACCTGTGCAAGTATTTTACGATTATATGCAACGATCCGGAGCCAATCTGTGAATTTATCACAAAAGAATTAAACCGCAGTGCTACGGTTTATCAGGCAGAAGGTGCTTACCAGCACAATCAGAAGACGGTGATCTTAACGGTCATGAAGCGGAGTCAGGCGGTAGAACTTCGTAATTATATCCGTATGAACCAGCCATCCGCGTTTATTGCAATCACAAACAGCAGTGAGATTATCGGAAAGGGTTTCCGTGGTTTCAACTAA
- a CDS encoding hybrid sensor histidine kinase/response regulator, which translates to MLNNEKITKIIARRYIWLPFLMGVLLGIVCFVVFTGYDRMKIEKIADETLDFMQDRVKKYDDYKNNDKVKSLYRLADKTLELDQRLEEKDADQEELVERYMKDQRLDGVLLIDENLNCVYQAEDVGKMDTFWQEQMSEPAVKNMLEQPRKTYITRLDKEGENYDFAVVSRTDGKGLVAAYIEKEKNMEDNGDISIYSLFTGFTFDMNGIVAVTDDKQVLSSNSEELLSVKPGEYRDIFTPDIYTGDEHRMIHLESTGGSWYGEIKQMKDYTLYAFFPETAIYALRTKVVIGTMGVYILCWMTFMLVRGYVAESNMRQMEKQYHIIQSVSSVFSICMLLDLKKNTWEMIKASDQIRKMTGNETNTANMMKFFCKNTVAQSERQKFWDFVNPDTLAERLQGKDYINCQTEIGKGEWFSIMLVPQHHDAHGNVEAALFLSRNITDEKMREMDYQKKLEKSVEQAEQANIAKTDFLRRMSHDIRTPINGIRGMVDICRYYIGNPKKQEECLDKILLSSTFLMELVNDVLDMNKLESGQIKLEEKPFSISEILKEVETVVGMAATEQGITLTVKKGEINHENLLGSSLHVRQILQNITSNAVKYNKPNGKVILECRELPPKNEKAVFEFVCTDNGIGMSPEFQEHAFEPFVQENSSARTSYTGTGLGLAIVKKLVEQMEGTIHFVSEPGKGTRFTLVIPFLPDDSIEMQTEQTQSTDAVKGIENDKILLVEDYEINMEIARFVLENEGAQVQEAWNGKEAVDLFAASEPGGYDVILMDLMMPVMGGLEAAQCIRKLEREDAKTVPIIAMTANAFADDEERSLAAGMDAHISKPLDAEKLIQVISDICKKRKEHAKGDADI; encoded by the coding sequence ATGCTGAATAATGAAAAGATAACAAAGATCATCGCCCGCAGATATATATGGCTGCCATTTTTGATGGGAGTGCTTTTAGGGATAGTATGTTTTGTGGTATTTACCGGGTATGACCGGATGAAAATTGAGAAAATTGCAGATGAAACACTCGATTTTATGCAGGACCGTGTCAAAAAATATGATGACTACAAAAATAATGATAAAGTAAAGAGTCTTTATCGTCTGGCAGATAAGACATTGGAGCTGGATCAGCGGTTGGAAGAGAAAGATGCAGATCAGGAAGAGCTGGTCGAACGCTATATGAAAGATCAGAGATTAGATGGTGTTCTGCTTATAGACGAAAATCTGAATTGTGTGTATCAGGCAGAAGATGTTGGAAAGATGGATACATTCTGGCAGGAACAGATGAGTGAACCGGCAGTAAAAAATATGTTGGAGCAGCCGCGGAAAACATATATCACACGGCTTGATAAAGAGGGGGAAAACTATGATTTTGCGGTGGTATCCAGGACAGACGGAAAAGGGCTTGTCGCCGCTTATATTGAAAAAGAAAAAAACATGGAAGACAACGGTGATATTTCCATCTACTCGCTGTTTACTGGATTTACATTTGATATGAATGGTATCGTTGCGGTGACAGACGACAAACAAGTGCTTAGTTCCAATTCGGAGGAACTGCTTTCTGTGAAGCCGGGGGAGTATCGTGATATTTTTACACCGGACATATATACAGGGGATGAGCACAGGATGATCCATCTGGAAAGTACGGGAGGCAGCTGGTATGGGGAGATCAAGCAGATGAAAGATTATACACTTTATGCATTTTTCCCCGAAACTGCGATATATGCACTGCGTACAAAGGTTGTGATCGGTACCATGGGTGTATACATATTGTGCTGGATGACATTTATGCTGGTACGGGGGTATGTGGCGGAATCGAATATGCGCCAAATGGAAAAACAGTATCATATCATCCAATCTGTCAGCAGTGTATTTTCTATCTGTATGCTGTTAGATCTCAAAAAGAATACATGGGAAATGATCAAAGCATCTGACCAGATTCGAAAAATGACCGGCAATGAGACAAACACTGCTAACATGATGAAATTTTTCTGTAAAAATACAGTTGCGCAGTCAGAACGGCAGAAATTTTGGGACTTTGTAAACCCTGATACACTTGCAGAGCGGCTGCAGGGAAAAGATTATATCAATTGCCAGACCGAAATCGGAAAGGGAGAATGGTTCAGCATCATGCTGGTGCCGCAGCATCATGACGCACATGGCAATGTTGAGGCGGCGCTTTTTCTGAGCAGAAATATTACCGACGAAAAAATGCGTGAGATGGACTATCAGAAAAAACTGGAAAAATCGGTGGAACAGGCAGAGCAGGCAAACATTGCGAAAACGGATTTCTTACGGCGGATGAGCCACGATATCCGCACACCGATCAATGGGATACGCGGAATGGTGGATATCTGTCGGTATTATATCGGAAATCCCAAAAAACAGGAGGAGTGTCTGGATAAGATTCTGCTTTCATCCACCTTTCTGATGGAGCTGGTCAATGATGTTCTGGATATGAATAAACTGGAATCCGGGCAGATTAAGCTGGAGGAAAAGCCATTTTCCATTTCTGAAATATTAAAAGAAGTGGAGACAGTAGTCGGGATGGCGGCAACTGAACAGGGAATCACGCTGACGGTAAAAAAAGGAGAGATCAACCATGAAAATTTGCTTGGAAGCTCTCTTCATGTCCGGCAGATCTTACAAAATATTACTTCAAATGCGGTAAAATACAATAAACCAAATGGAAAAGTGATTTTGGAGTGCCGGGAGCTGCCGCCGAAAAATGAAAAAGCCGTGTTTGAGTTTGTGTGTACCGATAATGGGATCGGGATGAGCCCGGAATTTCAGGAACATGCATTTGAACCGTTTGTGCAGGAAAACAGTTCAGCACGCACTTCCTATACCGGAACCGGACTTGGACTTGCAATCGTAAAGAAACTGGTAGAACAGATGGAAGGAACGATCCACTTCGTGAGTGAGCCTGGAAAAGGCACCCGGTTTACACTTGTGATCCCGTTTCTGCCGGATGACAGCATCGAAATGCAGACGGAGCAGACACAAAGTACCGATGCAGTAAAGGGAATTGAAAATGATAAAATACTGTTGGTGGAAGATTATGAGATAAATATGGAAATCGCCCGGTTTGTGCTGGAAAATGAGGGGGCACAGGTACAGGAGGCATGGAATGGCAAAGAAGCTGTTGATCTGTTTGCAGCATCAGAACCGGGTGGATATGATGTGATTCTGATGGATCTGATGATGCCTGTTATGGGCGGTCTGGAGGCAGCGCAGTGCATCCGGAAACTGGAGAGAGAAGATGCAAAAACCGTTCCGATCATCGCGATGACAGCAAATGCATTTGCAGATGATGAGGAGCGGAGTCTGGCAGCCGGCATGGATGCGCACATTTCCAAACCATTGGATGCAGAAAAACTCATTCAGGTAATTTCCGATATATGCAAAAAGCGGAAAGAGCATGCAAAAGGAGATGCAGATATCTGA
- a CDS encoding flavodoxin, giving the protein MSKIIVAYWSQTGNTEAMANAVGEGIKAAGGEADVVPVSAVSVDELKAASSFALGCPAMGAEVLEESEMEPFVEEVEGFAAGKKIALFGSYGWGDGQWMRDWEERMNAAGATVVNGEGVIAHEAPDAEALEACRSLGKALI; this is encoded by the coding sequence ATGAGCAAGATTATCGTGGCATACTGGTCCCAGACGGGAAATACGGAAGCAATGGCAAATGCAGTTGGAGAGGGAATCAAGGCAGCAGGCGGAGAGGCAGACGTTGTTCCGGTATCTGCAGTATCCGTAGATGAGTTAAAAGCTGCATCCTCATTTGCATTAGGCTGCCCGGCAATGGGAGCTGAAGTATTAGAGGAGAGCGAGATGGAGCCTTTCGTAGAAGAGGTAGAAGGCTTTGCAGCAGGCAAAAAGATCGCTTTATTCGGTTCTTACGGATGGGGTGACGGACAGTGGATGCGCGACTGGGAAGAACGCATGAATGCAGCAGGAGCAACTGTTGTAAATGGTGAAGGTGTGATCGCACATGAAGCACCGGACGCTGAAGCATTAGAAGCGTGCAGAAGTCTTGGAAAAGCGCTTATATAA
- a CDS encoding type II toxin-antitoxin system death-on-curing family toxin, whose translation MKKLSKEQILMLHTQLIQQTGGSDGVRDYNLLDSALETPFQSFGGDELYPTIQAKAARLGYGLIKNHCMIDGNKRIGTHAMLVFLALNGIELKYTQKELYETILNVASGSVDYNGLLQWVLNHQN comes from the coding sequence ATGAAAAAATTGAGCAAAGAGCAGATCCTTATGCTTCATACTCAATTAATTCAGCAGACTGGTGGAAGCGATGGAGTCAGAGATTATAATTTATTGGACTCGGCTTTGGAAACGCCTTTTCAATCCTTTGGAGGGGACGAATTATATCCGACAATACAGGCGAAAGCTGCAAGATTAGGATATGGACTGATAAAGAATCATTGTATGATAGATGGTAATAAAAGAATTGGAACACATGCAATGCTTGTATTTCTTGCGTTGAACGGGATAGAACTTAAATATACGCAAAAAGAATTATATGAAACAATTCTTAATGTTGCATCGGGAAGCGTAGATTATAATGGTTTATTGCAATGGGTTCTTAATCATCAAAATTAA
- a CDS encoding DUF3793 family protein encodes MSREVLEILEKMDKKELKTQLALQCAPLLTGIKLSNLLTVTKSNEEDVKDLFRNTEITVHTLYQTKHRTIFLLFREKQLLAYLNEEDVKETMRLFGYQTLRLIDIFEKLCARYQKYMKDHLSFPHELGLLLGYPVEDVLGFIRNEGRNYLYCGYWKVYGDVDAARITFDRYNQAKEDAIRLISSGMEIHELLLYGKMLESA; translated from the coding sequence ATGAGCAGGGAAGTGTTAGAGATTCTGGAGAAGATGGATAAAAAAGAATTAAAGACTCAACTGGCACTGCAATGTGCCCCGCTTCTTACGGGAATCAAACTGTCAAATCTTCTTACGGTGACAAAGAGCAACGAAGAAGATGTGAAAGATTTGTTCCGTAATACAGAAATTACTGTACATACACTCTACCAGACAAAACATCGTACAATATTCCTGCTTTTTCGTGAAAAACAACTACTCGCTTATCTGAACGAAGAAGATGTGAAGGAAACGATGAGATTGTTTGGGTATCAGACATTACGCCTTATCGACATTTTTGAAAAACTGTGTGCCCGCTATCAAAAATATATGAAGGATCATCTGTCTTTTCCACATGAGCTTGGACTGCTCTTGGGTTATCCTGTAGAAGATGTGTTAGGTTTTATCCGAAACGAGGGACGCAATTACCTATATTGCGGTTACTGGAAAGTATATGGAGATGTGGATGCGGCAAGAATAACATTTGACCGCTACAATCAGGCAAAGGAAGACGCGATCCGCCTGATATCGTCCGGCATGGAAATCCATGAACTTCTGCTTTACGGCAAGATGTTAGAGTCTGCCTAG
- a CDS encoding MATE family efflux transporter: MIEVDKMGIMMLKKFVKYVSQNMLGMVGMSVYILADTYFISVAVGTDGITALNLVLPVYNMIFAIGAMMGVGSAIRLVIERNQEHPNADGYFFHALSWALIVGLLFMLVGIFFPDKLIALLGGDAEIVAVGKNYTRIFMSFAPFFMWNYICNAFVRNDGNPSIAMAATLFSSLFNIVFDYVLMFPLGLSMEGAALATALSPVVGILICCIHFRSEKCTVKFKPMLPSLRKILFCCQFGVSSFVGEISSGVITVVFNMIILGLAGNTGVAAYGVVANTSLVAVALFNGIAQGSQPLVSEAYGRDIHKDVKTYLKMAVTTAVGVSVLLVIFIYLFAPVVTAVFNGEHNRTLADYAETGLRIYFIGFLFAGINIVGTAILSAVESTKYAFAASISRGFVAIIFFAFILSAIFGLNGVWMAFPAAEFVTMLITLCGLRRIKFVDKNS; the protein is encoded by the coding sequence ATGATTGAAGTTGATAAAATGGGGATTATGATGTTAAAAAAATTTGTAAAGTATGTCTCGCAGAACATGCTTGGCATGGTAGGTATGTCTGTCTATATTCTGGCAGATACCTACTTTATTTCTGTTGCGGTGGGGACGGATGGTATCACCGCACTCAATCTGGTACTGCCGGTCTACAACATGATCTTTGCCATCGGGGCAATGATGGGTGTCGGTTCAGCGATCCGTCTGGTGATCGAGCGGAATCAGGAACATCCGAATGCAGACGGATACTTTTTCCATGCACTGTCATGGGCATTGATTGTTGGCCTGCTTTTTATGCTTGTAGGAATATTTTTCCCGGATAAATTGATCGCCCTGCTTGGCGGGGATGCAGAGATCGTTGCGGTTGGGAAAAATTATACGCGCATTTTTATGAGTTTTGCGCCCTTTTTTATGTGGAATTATATCTGCAATGCATTTGTGCGCAACGATGGGAATCCGTCGATCGCAATGGCTGCGACATTATTCAGCAGTCTGTTCAATATTGTGTTTGACTATGTACTGATGTTCCCACTGGGACTTTCCATGGAAGGAGCTGCGCTTGCAACGGCACTTTCCCCGGTGGTCGGCATCCTGATCTGCTGTATCCATTTCCGCTCGGAAAAATGTACGGTAAAATTTAAGCCGATGCTGCCATCTTTGCGAAAAATACTTTTCTGCTGTCAGTTTGGTGTGTCCTCTTTTGTGGGAGAGATTTCATCCGGTGTGATCACGGTCGTCTTTAATATGATCATCCTTGGACTTGCCGGAAATACCGGAGTGGCGGCTTACGGCGTGGTTGCAAACACATCACTTGTTGCAGTTGCCCTGTTTAACGGAATTGCACAGGGCTCCCAGCCGTTAGTCAGCGAGGCATATGGCAGGGATATTCATAAAGATGTGAAAACTTATTTAAAAATGGCGGTTACGACTGCAGTAGGCGTCTCTGTACTTCTGGTTATTTTTATTTACCTGTTTGCACCTGTGGTGACTGCAGTGTTTAATGGCGAACATAACAGGACGCTTGCTGACTACGCAGAAACTGGACTGCGGATCTATTTTATCGGATTTTTATTTGCCGGGATCAATATCGTAGGGACTGCCATATTAAGTGCTGTCGAATCTACAAAATATGCATTTGCAGCGTCGATTTCCCGAGGTTTTGTGGCGATCATTTTCTTTGCATTTATACTGTCCGCAATATTTGGATTAAACGGGGTATGGATGGCCTTCCCGGCGGCGGAATTTGTGACAATGCTGATCACACTGTGTGGATTGCGGAGAATAAAGTTTGTTGATAAAAATTCTTAA
- a CDS encoding metal-sensing transcriptional repressor, translated as MACEKCSANGDNVKHKQRESAEKKALLTRLSRIEGQVRGVRAMVEDDRYCVDIVTQVSAIQAALNGFNKELLARHIKTCVSEDIKEGNEQAVDELCELLKKLMK; from the coding sequence ATGGCATGTGAAAAATGCAGCGCAAACGGAGATAATGTGAAGCATAAACAGCGTGAGAGTGCAGAAAAAAAGGCACTGCTTACGAGACTTTCCCGGATAGAGGGACAGGTGCGGGGAGTGCGTGCCATGGTGGAAGATGACAGATATTGCGTGGATATCGTCACACAGGTATCTGCGATCCAGGCTGCATTAAACGGATTTAACAAGGAGCTGTTAGCACGCCATATTAAAACCTGCGTTTCCGAAGACATCAAAGAAGGCAATGAGCAGGCTGTCGACGAACTCTGTGAACTGTTAAAAAAATTGATGAAATAA